gttgatatagtgaggataactcacctcgcaactgccaacTGAAAGataaaaccaagatgctccgaccactgatacgatcttcACCACTAGCCagcaccaacactgaactcaaacaaaaaccaacaattaccaaaaatgcccctggaagtcaaccggacaacccttagtcaaagtcaacctcctgaataactctactcgctgagttaacccggtgactcgccgagtcctcatgctcagaacttcccatccatgaatcgactcgccgagtcaccccgagactcgccgagtcccatgactctgagtcccctcgcactcatctctccgagtcctcccttgactcactgatccATGGCTCCACCAGGAGAAGtttggacctcacgaccagattcgccgagtccaagaacagactcgccgagtccaaggctatcttcaacctactcaccgagttgttcttccaactcgccgagttccagtccatcttcaagcaactcgccgagtacacctttgtgactcgccaagtgcctctagatcttaactcatacagaagccttccaggccatgcagttgatccaaaacgtagatctacccttctacaaaccatccatcacgtaaagtggcaaactttacatgaatccaaagagatctaggcattttacactttagggctagggtttgggacaatatggcttcaccaaacactcaagaacatggactttaatgcactctagaccttctccattccagatctgaggtagcaaccccagatctaaCCTTCAAACTCGAAATACCACAAGCTAGACTTTCCACAcattccaaaatgatgaatctagatgaataacagcccaagaaatgaagtaatacctcaaaatgaagcccgAACAGAAGAGAAATTCGAATCTTAGCAACGCCCCTTGCACCAAGCCttctaactctccaagatctcctccaaaatctcttctccaaggttcaaatgcactcaaatccctcacaatcacatcttagggttttctggacttcaagagagggtaaagaggctggggagagagtataatgtcctttatataggactcatccttcgaaattagggttttctccactcagcgcctactcgccgagtccagcctccgactcgccgagttggccacttaacacgcgaccagagtcgcgaccctactcgccgagtccacccatggactcgccgagttcccctctcatacttacactttgaaccctaaaTTTGCACTCCTGAACGTGGGATGTTACACCTACGTCCAAACTTTAGATATATGTCACATAAGATGCTCTAAAACataaggtttccaactttatggtcttgcatgccCATTAAGTCGTTAACACCAAAAACCCTAGTCTCATAATCTATTAAGACCATCTAGTACATGCATGGAGGGAAACTAGTGACCAAGAACCCAACTTTATGACCCAACTCCCCTTAAAACCTCTGAAATGACAACTTAAATGCCTTAGAGTACCTTCTAATCACATATACTAAGTTTGGGACAAAAAAGGAAACAACAAAAACTAGATCAGagagatttcttcatcaactttgAAACTTTTTGCCTCCATAAGGTGCAAAAGGGGGACTAAATGTTTGATCCAAAGCCTTGAGTCAAACACCACCACTTCAATGCTCTTCCTTCTACTCCAAAAGCTCAAAATGGTACCAAAAATGGCTCAACAAGCTTCACAATGCAAAAAACACTCTTTAGGGTTTCAAAATAAGGAGGGAGGTTGAAGGTAAGAAGGTGAATGAGGCcataaatgtgtttaaatagggtcaaaACCTTGAAATTTAGGATTTGCAACTTGGCTTCGTATGCCCTGCATACCCGTGTACGCACAATCTTCTATGGCGTTCcggagtacgcttagcatacatgggtgtacgccctgcatactccaATAACTACAAAATTATAAAATTGCCATCAGGGACTAAATTGCAATTAGAGCATAACTCAAGGGTTAAAACTAATACCTGAAAAAAAATGTTACAGAAAAAGCAACAAAAGCACGTTTATGATGTaacttaaaagaaaaaaaacaagagATCTAAAAGAAAAGAAACTTGCCTAAAACCGAACTTTACCGTCAATTCTTCTCCTCCTCCCCCTCCACTAACACATCGAACTACCTCTGATCCATGTAAACCTTCATAACTTGGTTCCTATTCTACATGACTTCTTTCGAAGGAAACATCGACAAATTCTAGTTGACGTTGATTTTGGTAAGCTTTTCAGGGCGTCGAAATTGAACAAAAGCCTATGGAGCTGATTATTACTGAGAACCAACAAGCCTAATAGAGAGTGAGTGAAACGAAGGCGACGATGACGAAACCAGATCTGGTGCCGGTGGAACGACGATGACTCCATGATTTCCAGTAAGAACTTTAACCTGATAGCTTTGACGACAAATTCAATGGAGGTAGCAACCATGACCAACCAAACCATATCTTATGGCCTTCTTCAAATCTGGTGAAACGAGATGGGGATAATTCATGATGGAAGTTGATCATCTGCTCTGGTGGTGCTTCGTTCTCCGTGTACACATGATCATAAAATTTCTTCCTTGTACTTAAACTATCAGTGTTGTAGGAGAAGTGTCCGTAGCCGGAAGAGTCAACGATATTGTTGAAGATGGAGGCATTGAAATCAGGAAGGCCTTTTATAAGAGTTGGAGGCGGTAAAACTGGATCTGGTGTTTAGTGATATGATATCAACAAATACTTTTGGTTGAAAAGAGAGTCGGGGGAAGTTGGTTTAAGGAGAGGAGAAACAAAGAGAGGTTGTTTCCGACGGTGGGAGGAGTAGAAGCGGAGGTAGTAGATCTGGAAGTGATAAAGCAGTTGTCCAGTGCTTTCGGCATTTTTGTATTTCCGATAGCGATACGGTGGTTTCGGCAATGATAAGGTAGTTCCAGCGACTATCTGATCGTTTCAAAGGTGGTCCAAAGAATATGTAACTGACATACTAGCTTGATTGGTGGACTGAGAGGGATGGGATTGGGGGTAAATAGGTaggatattttttatttgattagtaataattataagaaataaattaacaaaaaaaaaaaaccaaattttTTGAATAAATCTTGAAATTTGCAGCTTGTGAAATTTTTGTGGCAGAGAATTGTCCTTGAATGTTCTCAAAATAAGAAATGTTCTTCACTGAACgcgtgcacacacacacacacacacacacacacacacacatatatatatatatatatatatatatatatatatatatatatatatatatatatatatatatatatatatatatatataggtttaggttctatggaaaacaaaaaaaccttaaaaatcgTGAAAATGCATAAAAActacttagagatcacaatttttttttgactttataaatGAAAAAACCGCATaacaacttatttatttatttttaatataactataactatttattaattttataatttatttttttcaaataagttcaaaaagtttcatctaataaaaaacattaatatgcattttctcttaaAAGTTCCTTaactattaaatattaaattataatatacaTTCTTAgtagtttataaattttaaataacaactaaatattttttttcttcttctataaaaattggataatattataattatatgtcattttaaaatattttagtttttgaaaaccgaattataaaaaccgatacAACCGAATTTAATTGGATCAGAtcgatcggatttgaatttagtttggattattgggatccatattttgaaaaccgaaatcaatttggatttagttaattggatcggatcgaaccaatctatccaaacgaacacccctacatTATACTCCACCATCAAACcagaagaaagaaaaaaaaaacaaaaacaaaaagaggAAGAGAGCTCTTGACTGCAGTTCTTTTTGGCTGGAAGTTGTGGAAATACAAAGGGATTTAGGGTACCATATTTTAAACAAGAGAAAACATTGGGTTTTGGTTTAATTGTGTTGAATTGCTGGTGGGCTAATTATAAAGTTTTTATTGGGCTGAAAATTTAATTGGACTAAGTTTTTTATTAGTGGGCTCTGAATTCTCGAAAAAAGTGTCCATcatataaaaatgatattttatgtaaACTAATATAcaatatacaatatatatatatatatatatatatatatatatatatatatatatatatatatatatatatatatatatatatatatatatatatatatatatatgttccgctaattatatatatactaattcTAAAGTGCCACTTGCCACTTGAACAGTTTTTTGATCTCATTggctgtttttttatttatttatttatttatttatttattgttaaaGATAATTAGTTATCAGTTATCTTTAATACTTTTTTCCTGATGCCTTTACACATGCTTTTGTTTGAGAACGTCGTTTTACACGTGGTGGCCACCTCCCACTTCTTCTAATGAAATACAACAAATAACCCACCGCCTCGCCTTATTTGGGTTCTTCTCCACCGACTTTTGGTCTCAGATTCTTCACCCACCAGGGAGTTCGTTCTTCACCCCTCTGCAAATTTACCTCCGTCACCTTCAACTACATCAGTACAGAAAACCCTACATTATCAGAAACACCAAATTCCGTCTTCCTATTATGTTCTACATCTCCTTTGCCATTATACAATGTTCCCATCGAACACCCTTTCGCCGTCATCGTGCTATGATCGGTATTCTCACCTCTATTCGTCGTCATCATCTCTTTTCCAAGCTCATCCTAATTGGTGCTTCGCCAAGTTCTTTCTAATCGCTCACTTCCATATCTTCTCGCTTCTTCCGTTTTCTCCACTAGCTTCAGGAGTAACATCCTTATGGCCATTATCGACCGATTCTTCTATTCTTCTGCCAACTACCTTGGACTTTACCACACTGTTCTTCTTCGTTTCCCTTTTCTGGCTTCCAGTCAAACGATTACACTTTGATTCTATCAGGGTTACTCTCATCATCTCCACCGCCTTAATTAACTGTCACATCGCTAAACCCCTCTCAAATAGATGGTTGGAACCCGCTCCTTCCACTCGACTACCTACCAAATCTCTTCTTCTTTTGATGACCCAAAGATGCCACCAATGGCACGATAGAAGTTCACCGTCGTCTGACGCCCTGATCCCCAATTCTGACTCTGTATAAGTCAAAATCGGCAACTCTTGAAGATGAAGCAATACGTTCTGCCTCTGTGAGCGACCTGAAGGAAAATAAGATGAAGCAATCCCTAATTGTttctattttataaatgaatttttATATGAAATGCTATATATACTTTAACCTAGAAGACCTCATTGTACTAAGAATTTTTTTTAGTTGAATTGCATTTTATTAAAACGAATAAAAAATATATGctcaaaaataataatttattccaCACTTGGATTTTACGTATGGATTTtcttatttactttttttttttctatttatgaTCATTTGATGATTAAAAGCTTATAAAACTCAAACGTTTATTAAAATCTTAATATATTGTCTCTCACCTAATAAAATTAGAAGTTAtttgaaaaatattaataaaataatatctaaattttaatcaaataatatttaaaattagcATATAGTTGATTGTTTGTGAATtggttaaatagaaaaaaaaaaaaaatggttagATTTTTTAAGTTTGACAAACGATGAGGAGTGAATAATCCATTAGCGATGACAttatattatactttatttcgaTGACAAAATGAATTGGTGAAGATGTTAAAACCTGATAAACTTATAATTATTGTTATTTATAATTGTTTTgagtttatttataattattgttaTTCTATGCGTGTattgttttttataaataattttatgtATTTCTCAATTGTACATGAAATAATTTAAACAATACAACAAATGCTTAATGAATACTAATATTATACTTAACGTTTTTACTATCTTTGGATGCCTacttttttgaattttatttgtgtttgttcttgatTGTTTAAAAGGCAACTTCCAAAAAGATTATACTTAAAAAAACAATGAAAATATTTCATTATTATAATTTCGTAGAATTTAcaaattaaatgtttaaaaaaaaagttaaatttatAACTAGACAAAATCATTATACTAAGTAATATTAAATGGCAATACTCAGTACAATGATTTTTTTAATAGaagaaataacaaaaaaaaatgattaaaatgttgaaataaatatgATTGATTTGTGTTAGGTTAGCATAAAAAATATTATATCTAATAAAGATTAATTTGGTCGAGTAAACCGATATTGTCGAGTTTAGTATAATCACAACAGCaatgtatatttatttttaaaccaaaacaataaggtatatatatttttttctttttaagtaAAGGCTAGGTACTTTTAAAACAAAACCACAATATACCTTTTCTTTTAACCTAATTAACAACGGctatcgaaaaaaaaaaactatatattaAAAGGAAACGATTTGATAACCACAAAGATGAAAAAAAATTTGGACGGAAACTAATCTTCAGAATTAAAATAAATCGCCGTCACCGCATCGTGCGGGTATCttactagtgtgtgtgtgtgtgtgtgtctatatatatatatatatatatatatatatatatatatatatatatatatatatatatatatatatatatatatatatatagagagagagagagagagagagagagagagagaaagagagatagatacgttcaaatgtttttgacaacTATTATGTGCCTttgtgcaccaataagaattcaggaaataattaattattaaataaatcatttaagagTATTATAGTAATTTTGGCATATTTAAATATGGTAGATAATTAATATGTTCtttattattcctttaaatatGGGCTGTAGTCAAAATCTGTTGAAAAAAACCCTAGCCGATCACGTCTACAGCGATTTATCCTCCCTCTCGTTTTCCCATCATTGGTTCCTGTTATTCAGTGGGGTTTTGGAGGTTTTGGGCTACCGTAGAAGGGGAGATGTGCTAGAGGTTCGATCAGAGGGCAGGAGGGGTTCCGATGGGGCAAAGAAATCAACGATGAAGTCGAATCTTCATAGGCCTTGATCGATAGGAACAGAAGAGAAAGAAAGCGAGGGGAGGAGGTATCGATCTCCGATGAGTGACTAGACCGAAGAACAAAGGGAGAAGCAGCGGGGTGGGGCTGTTGCTCCAATCGAAGCAGGtcaggaggtggtggtggtcgcTGATTCTTCTTCTCCGGTGAAATCtaggtattttttttattcatgtcttccgattatggttttggttaattatttatatatcaaTTAGTTTATTTGTCAAGAcaggaaaaataaaaaaacattgcaAGATAGGATAAGTAAAATAACATGCTGTTAGAATATATTGATTTGAAGATTACATTctgttagagtaaattacatttttttttaatgtttactATATTCTATCAAAATTTATACTTTGAAGattacattctattagaataagttacatttttttaatgtttgcTATATTCTATCAGAATTACAACCCACATTGCCAATTTAAAATATTGTATGCATTCTGCCAAAATTTAAAATGACACAtatatattctgttagaataatgGTAGTATAGTAATGGTAATTGCACTTTAGAGTTAATGATTCTTTTAGAATTCGTGTTTGCCTTTTTGTAATAGATTTGCTTACAGAATGAACAGGTTCAGTAAAGTCATTCTTAAACAATACGATATTTTTTTTAACCATTCTtagtttttgttgcattttttataggaattgattgaagaatgGTTTGAAGACATGATAGGAAATGCTTGAAGAATGAATCAAAGATTGATCACACTCACATTTTAAGAAtcttgttatgttttaaagaattacacttgttattctttcaaaattttgttattaTTCAAGAATGTTCTTtgtatcacaatcatacaatgtaattatttgatatattattagtGCAAGAAGACATGtattctttataaaatgttagtgTTGATAATATGTTCTATAATCTTTAAGCatgttaatatatataaatattgaatataatcatattctgcaagaataaaatcaaaaatatattTACAAGTTTACGGTTGATTTTTATGTCATTCTAACAAAATGAAATCAgatattattaaaaattatatttgaattaaatttaaaaaattcagatttttaaaaataaggatattaattatcccttaaaatatggaattttttttaatataggttaattgaccaaaatatccttatgttgaaatttatgtgattatatagtacatgttaccctattttaatatcaTAAACCCTCAGATCAAGATCATTGATTCTTTTCCATCAGTTGGTCCAGATTTGTGCTTACGGGCACATAATAGATGTCaagaacatttgaacctagccctatatatatatatatatatatatatatatatatatatatatatatatatatatatatatatatatatatatatatatatatatatatatatggctaggttcaATATTTTGGTCAAGATTAACTTAATAAGATATATACAATGACCATGTTTTTTATTCCAACATAACCTCAAATAGCGTCCCCATTTACATCTATAAAATCGTCAaaacaatacatatatacaacAAACGATCGAACTTTCAGTCCAACTCGACATGCCTAAGCCAACGACAATAAAAACAAGCAAACAAAAGAATAAAAAAGAAATTTACATAACGAATATCTTGATCACCAGAAACAATAAACGAAAGAAAGAACACCCATAAAACAAACGGAAAAATGAAGTTGTTTGGGTTTTCAAGGACGAGCCATAGAAGCTGATTTACTTCAAAACTCAATCCCAATCTTGTTTTATTTATGCTGTTGATTGTTTATCGATTCGCCTTGCCTTTTTTATATACTGTCTCTTTGTGATCTTCGTCCGCTGCTTTGATTTATCTAATGACTCGATAATGATGGGCACCAAATACCAACCAAGAGAAGTGCATAAGATCGCAAAAGACCTTCCAGTAAACATTAATAATACTAAGATCAATATCAGAAACAAAGGGAAATAATATGAAGGTTTCCACCCATGTCCGAGCTTTCTTAACCATGGATCAAACATAATCTTCTTCTTAGGATCACCAAACAATGTTTTCACTATTTTACCTTCTTCGGATTCATTACCATCATTATGCCCTTTAACAGAAGCATCAACTTTTTGATGTTCCCTTTCTGGAGTACTCTCCAATGAGCTCGTGTTATCTTGTTTACTTTTACCGCCTAACTTGACCACAATAGGTTTAACTTCATCGGGACTTCTGTAAACGAACTTAACCATGGAGACATCTTCAGACCCTTTCTGTGTCAAAATCTCCTGTCTTTTGTGAGCAAGATCAGCTAAAAGTGCCTCAAATTTGTCAAGTCCACGATCTGCGTATGGGTTTGTTGGGTTTTTACTTCTTCGGATGCCTCCAAAAACGAGTCCTCTTCTAGTTGGTTTTCTTGGAGATGTGGTAGGATATGGCCAAAGCACATCGTAATCATCTTCTTCTTGGCTATGGGGTGAACCACAAATGAAAGCCATACTTAACCTTCGGGAGCTTTTAATTCCTGTGCAATGTGTGTTTTTGTGAATTATGAGAATCAAAGTGGTAGGGGGAGGAGTTGAGAATGTATTTGAACGAGTTGTTGTGAAGACTAAATCCAACTGCAAGAATAGTCAAAGGAGAAAGCTTTGACTTTTATGGTTGAAGGAGAAGCTTTGCTGAACCttctaaaactaaaaaaaaatgtaGTTGGAATATTTCTTCAAACTTATCAAATACAAATAGAAAATTATACTGTACTTTCCTAG
The genomic region above belongs to Lactuca sativa cultivar Salinas chromosome 4, Lsat_Salinas_v11, whole genome shotgun sequence and contains:
- the LOC111919580 gene encoding uncharacterized protein LOC111919580; translated protein: MAFICGSPHSQEEDDYDVLWPYPTTSPRKPTRRGLVFGGIRRSKNPTNPYADRGLDKFEALLADLAHKRQEILTQKGSEDVSMVKFVYRSPDEVKPIVVKLGGKSKQDNTSSLESTPEREHQKVDASVKGHNDGNESEEGKIVKTLFGDPKKKIMFDPWLRKLGHGWKPSYYFPLFLILILVLLMFTGRSFAILCTSLGWYLVPIIIESLDKSKQRTKITKRQYIKKARRIDKQSTA